A single genomic interval of Malania oleifera isolate guangnan ecotype guangnan chromosome 11, ASM2987363v1, whole genome shotgun sequence harbors:
- the LOC131167982 gene encoding nonsense-mediated mRNA decay factor SMG7-like, protein MTILMDNSLDLSSRERAQRLYNKNVELESRRRRSVHARIPSDPNAWQQMRENYEAIILEDHAFSEQHEIEYALWQLHYKRIEELRAHFTTALASTGPNASQSGKSSSSTRLDRITKIRSQFKAFLSEATGFYHDLMLKIRAKYGLPLGYFSDDSENQMVMAKDGNKSAETKKGLISCHRCLIYLGDLARYKGLYGEGDSKVRDFAAASSYYMQASSLWPSSGNPHHQLAILASYSGDELLAIYRYFRSLAVESPFSTARDNLIIAFEKNRQSYSQLHSEVKSSPVKSAPIRMTGKARGKVGAKLPFKENKTEASSIEERSSSTSETFKAFSIRFVRLNGILFTRTSLETFGEVFSMVRDDLLELLSSGPEEEYNFSSSATESGLLIVRLIAILIFTIHNVNRETENQSYAEILQRSVLLQNAFTAIFEFMGHIIERCIQLHDPSVSYLLPGVLVFVEWLACHPDIAAGKEVEEKQASARSFFWNHCVNYLNKLLLSGLMFTNEDEDESCFFNTSTYEVETANRLALMEDFELRGFLPLLPAQLILDFSRKHSLGSDGTIKEQKARIQRIIAAGKALVNVVQVGQQGIYFDRKMMKFSIGADPEISNDVVLTSPLEVPAINGMGQKHPTEKKVNLGVLLPKGQQLHVEGEDEDEVIVFKPSMTEKQADMNASGGEFGSYVGSLSELHDGKQVRNAFDLNSRPPTSVNVVSHQLQPIQPSIGTSKWLVEQAASVATSSNNLSFVENGLPMKPESDGLGVLDPAPFLFPHSFSPSAGTVYSSQVPETVIPSKFDSIMFSGPSFDTLPAVSSSTMLASARKNPVSRPVRHFGPPPGFSPVPPQQIDESSPALSKSENPLLDDYSWLDGYQLPSSIEATGFKNHNQPAKTYHHANSNSLAGTLCFPFPGKQVPTTQVHVENQKWQDYQFLNHQKLHQEQQLQLQQQLQKGSQPFTPLLEHQGQPLWEGRFFV, encoded by the exons ATGACTATTCTGATGGATAATTCTTTGGATCTTTCATCAAGGGAGCGTGCTCAGCGGCTTTACAACAAG AATGTTGAGTTGGAGAGTAGGCGCAGGAGGTCAGTCCATGCAAGAATTCCTTCGGATCCCAATGCATGGCAACAGATGCGGGAGAACTATGAAGCAATAATCCTTGAAGACCATGCATTTTCTGAACAACATGAAATAGAGTATGCTCTATGGCAATTGCATTATAAGCGAATTGAGGAGCTACGTGCACACTTCACTACTGCTCTAGCCTCGACAGGTCCAAATGCATCTCAGAGCGGGAAAAGCTCTAGTTCTACACGACTGGACCGAATTACAAAAATTCGTTCTCAGTTTAAAGCCTTCCTTTCTGAAGCAACTGGATTTTATCATGATCTAATGCTGAAAATCAGAGCGAAATATGGTCTACCTCTTGGATATTTCTCAGATGATTCCGAGAATCAGATGGTTATGGCAAAAGATGGAAATAAGTCTGCTGAGACAAAGAAAGGCCTGATTTCTTGCCACCGTTGCCTGATTTACCTAGGTGACCTTGCCCGATATAAAGGCTTATATGGGGAAGGTGATTCCAAAGTTAGAGATTTTGCAGCTGCATCAAGTTACTACATGCAAGCCTCTTCACTTTGGCCTTCAAGTGGCAACCCTCATCATCAG CTTGCGATTCTGGCCTCCTATTCGGGAGATGAATTGTTGGCAATTTACCGCTATTTTCGGAGTTTGGCAGTTGAGAGCCCTTTTTCTACAGCAAGGGACAACTTGATTATTGCGTTTGAGAAG AACCGTCAGAGTTATTCCCAGCTTCATAGTGAGGTCAAGTCTTCTCCAGTTAAATCTGCACCCATTCGAATGACTGGGAAAGCAAGAGGAAAAGTTGGGGCGAAACTTCCCTTTAAAGAGAATAAAACAGAAGCCAGTTCTATAGAGGAACGGTCATCCAGCACATCTGAAACTTTCAAAGCCTTCAGCATTCGATTTGTCCGACTAAATGGAATCCTTTTTACACGTACAAG TCTGGAGACATTTGGAGAAGTTTTCTCTATGGTTAGGGATGATTTGCTTGAGCTTCTTTCCTCTGGGCCAGAAGAGGAGTACAATTTCAGTTCTAGTGCCACAGAGAGTGGATTACTGATTGTAAGGCTTATAGCCATTCTTATATTCACAATTCACAATGTGAATAGGGAAACTGAAAATCAGTCATATGCTGAAATTTTACAACGTTCAGTTCTCCTTCAGAATGCATTTACTGCCATCTTTGAGTTTATGGGGCACATTATTGAGAGATGCATACAGTTGCATGATCCTTCAGTTAGCTATCTATTGCCTGGAGTGTTGGTTTTTGTAGAATGGTTAGCCTGTCATCCAGATATTGCTGCTGGAAAAGAAGTGGAAGAGAAACAGGCTTCAGCTAGGTCGTTCTTTTGGAACCATTGTGTCAACTACTTGAACAAGCTCTTGTTGAGTGGGTTGATGTTCACAAATGAGGATGAAGATGAAAGTTGTTTCTTCAATACGAGTACGTATGAAGTAGAAACTGCCAACCGGCTTGCATTAATGGAGGATTTTGAATTGAGAGGATTTCTGCCTCTTCTTCCTGCACAACTTATTCTTGATTTCTCCAGGAAGCATTCTTTAGGAAGTGATGGTACGATCAAGGAGCAAAAAGCCCGCATTCAGAGGATTATAGCAGCTGGGAAGGCTCTTGTGAATGTTGTTCAGGTTGGGCAACAGGGAATATATTTTGATCGGAAGATGATGAAGTTTTCTATTGGTGCTGATCCTGAAATTTCAAATGATGTTGTGCTCACTAGTCCTTTGGAAGTGCCTGCAATAAATGGTATGGGCCAAAAACATCCCACAGAGAAAAAAGTGAATTTGGGAGTTTTGCTGCCAAAAGGACAGCAGCTACATGTTGAAGGTGAAGACGAGGATGAGGTTATTGTCTTCAAACCATCAATGACTGAAAAGCAAGCTGATATGAATGCCTCGGGTGGTGAGTTTGGAAGTTATGTTGGGTCATTGTCAGAGCTACATGATGGCAAGCAAGTACGAAATGCTTTTGATTTGAATTCAAGGCCACCTACATCCGTTAATGTTGTTTCCCATCAGCTGCAACCAATCCAACCAAGTATAGGTACATCGAAGTGGCTGGTGGAACAAGCAGCTTCCGTTGCCACTAGTTCGAACAATTTGAGCTTTGTGGAGAATGGACTCCCTATGAAACCAGAGTCAGACGGATTAGGAGTATTGGATCCTGCTCCATTTCTTTTTCCACATTCTTTTAGTCCCAGTGCAGGCACTGTGTATTCTAGTCAGGTCCCTGAAACAGTAATACCATCTAAGTTTGATTCAATTATGTTTTCTGGACCCAGTTTTGATACTCTGCCTGCTGTGTCATCTTCCACCATGCTGGCAAGTGCAAGGAAGAATCCAGTGAGCCGACCAGTTAGGCACTTTGGTCCGCCACCTGGATTCAGCCCTGTTCCTCCGCAACAGATTGATGAGTCCTCACCAGCTCTTTCAAAGAGTGAGAATCCACTGTTGGATGATTATAGTTGGTTAGATGGCTATCAGTTGCCTTCATCAATTGAAGCCACTGGTTTCAAGAATCACAACCAGCCGGCAAAAACATACCACCATGCTAACAGCAATAGTTTAGCAGGAACCCTATGCTTTCCGTTCCCTGGAAAACAAGTTCCAACTACACAGGTCCATGTTGAAAACCAGAAATGGCAGGATTATCAGTTTCTTAACCATCAGAAATTACACCAGGAGCAGCAGCTGCAGCTGCAGCAGCAACTTCAGAAAGGAAGTCAGCCATTTACCCCGCTGCTGGAGCATCAGGGACAGCCTCTTTGGGAAGGTCGTTTCTTTGTGTGA